From one Montipora capricornis isolate CH-2021 chromosome 10, ASM3666992v2, whole genome shotgun sequence genomic stretch:
- the LOC138020857 gene encoding uncharacterized protein — translation MRCDGCLMYGEFLPQDARFPIILPRKNCVTKLIVKHYHEKDNHAGGTNQLLAALSTRFWIISGQEEIREWEKECNECQRRKAKAAKQIMAPLPQIRLRLSLRAFAQTAVDYGGQFITVQGRRTHRQKRYLCLFTCLATRAVHLEMAYALDTDSFLNAFYRMVNRRGLPREMLSDNGGNFVGGNGSLIPHMRLISKVPMSL, via the coding sequence ATGAGATGCGATGGCTGCCTTATGTATGGAGAATTTCTACCACAGGATGCTCGCTTTCCGATAATCCTGCCTCGTAAGAACTGTGTAACGAAGCTAATTGTCAAACATTATCATGAGAAAGACAATCATGCTGGTGGAACAAATCAACTGCTGGCAGCTTTATCAACCCGCTTCTGGATCATTTCTGGTCAAGAAGAGATTCGAGAATGGGAGAAGGAGTGCAACGAATGCCAAAGAAGAAAAGCTAAAGCTGCAAAACAGATTATGGCTCCTCTCCCACAGATCAGACTTAGACTTTCCTTGAGAGCTTTCGCACAGACTGCAGTGGATTATGGTGGACAATTTATCACTGTGCAGGGAAGAAGGACACATCGACAGAAACGCTACTTGTGTTTGTTTACCTGCTTGGCAACCAGAGCAGTCCATCTGGAAATGGCCTATGCACTTGACACGGACTCGTTTCTGAATGCTTTCTACAGAATGGTCAATCGCAGGGGGCTTCCAAGAGAGATGTTATCTGACAATGGAGGTAACTTCGTTGGAGGTAATGGAAGTTTAATCCCCCACATGCGCCTCATTTCGAAGGTGCCCATGAGCTTATGA
- the LOC138020859 gene encoding uncharacterized protein, producing the protein MPRLELMAAILGLRLTESVSRVYSGGSSQAVFWSDSMNVLWWIRGRSRIFKPFVPNRVGEIQSLTNPEQWRFVPTNENPVDFTTRGMRVSDMVKEKKWWSGPDFLQKEETDWPVNQTDTDKVSETTENKKAAQGSTQAGRSNGDWTVISVHEDDQPWRLDPRCFSNWTKLIRVQAWVRRFVDNCRSPNRAS; encoded by the coding sequence ATGCCTCGTTTAGAACTGATGGCAGCAATCCTGGGACTAAGGTTGACCGAGTCAGTTTCCAGAGTTTACAGTGGTGGATCGAGCCAAGCAGTCTTCTGGTCCGATAGTATGAATGTATTGTGGTGGATAAGAGGAAGAAGTCGGATATTCAAACCTTTTGTACCAAACCGAGTGGGAGAAATTCAAAGTCTGACGAATCCCGAGCAGTGGCGTTTCGTACCAACCAATGAGAATCCTGTTGACTTTACTACGAGGGGCATGAGAGTATCGGACATGGTCAAGGAGAAAAAGTGGTGGAGTGGTCCTGATTTCCTTCAAAAGGAAGAGACAGATTGGCCTGTCAATCAAACTGACACCGACAAAGTCTCAGAAACAACGGAGAACAAGAAAGCAGCTCAAGGCAGCACACAGGCAGGCCGAAGTAACGGAGACTGGACAGTGATTTCAGTTCATGAAGATGATCAGCCATGGCGTCTCGATCCAAGATGCTTCTCAAATTGGACAAAGTTAATAAGAGTTCAAGCATGGGTTCGTCGTTTCGTAGATAACTGTAGAAGTCCTAACAGAGCGAGTTGA